Genomic window (Cellulosilyticum lentocellum DSM 5427):
CAAGTTTCAAGTAAGCCCTCTGCTAATTTATTTTGAATAAAAGTATCTTCTTCTTTCTTAAAATAGTTCTCAAAAATATGAGACATAATATCGGCTGTCCCTGCTGCTGTTTGAATAGCAGGTAATGTATACAGATACTCTGGATCTAATATAGAAGCCTGTGGAATCATATTCATTGAACCAGTTCCTAGCTTTTCATTAATAGCCATATTAGAGATAACTGCATTCTTGTTCATTTCTGAGCCTGTGGCTGCTAAGGTTAAAATGGTTACGATAGGAAGAACCTTTGTAATCTTGTTTGGTTCTACCACTAAATCCCAAGCATCGCCATCATAATAGTAACCTGCACCAATAACCTTAGCACAGTCAATAACACTACCTCCACCTGCTGCTAAGATCACATCTATTTGATGCTCTTTACAAAGCCTCACGCCCTCTCTAACCGTTTCAATTCTTGGATTAGGGTCGACACCTGATAACTCTATTATCTTGCATTCTGAAAGAAGTGTTTTCACTTCATCATAAATCCCATTTCTTTTAATACTTCCACCGCCATATACCAATAGTACATTTTTCCCATGTACTTCTATTGCCTCTGGTAAATTTTTAATCATACCTTTACCAAAGTAAATCTTTGTATACGCATTAAAAATAAAATTATCCATATGCTACCTCCTAGTTCTTTCATTTTGTTATGTAGCTTATACTACTCTATCATTTTAGCATCTATTCATTTGCTTTCAAAGTACATTCTCCTTATTCTTACCTCTATGTGCCTTATCTAGCCTCAACTCAATCCATATTACATGTAACTATGCTTTTTATGAATTATAATCCAATCCCCCTATACACTTTAAGTTCTCAGTATGACTTAACAAATCACCAGGTGCAATAAAATATTCTCCCATTTCTATAATCTTGTTTATAGTACGAAGCACTTTGACTTTGTCAGTAGCAATTTCCACTTCATTCTCTAGTGCTTCCTCACTGTTTTCTCCTACTATTATCCCTTCTTGAATAGCGCCAATTCTCTCCCCATATACTTCATTTAACAAGTGGCAAAACTGATAAATCGTAATGACTAGGTCTTCTGTTAATTCAACGTTCTGATTGCTGCTACAACTTACTGCTTTAACCTCTTTTATTTCATGATAAAGCATTTCATACAGTACTTCTTTTTCTTCTATCCGTTCTTGTTCCACCTGTAAAGTGTGATTTACACCAGCTACTAATTGCTTTTCTAACTGATCATAATGATTATCTATATAAGTTGCTACTGCTTTTAAAAGATTTTCTTTTCCTTCATCTTTTAATACAATCTTAAATTCTTTAGCTGCTTCTTTCCCAGCTTCTATTATTTCTTCTTTTGACTTTCCTGCTGCTTCGGCTGCAATAGTTGCTTCTAGTGCTGCTTCTTTACTAGCTTGCAAATAGCAATGATAAGCAAATTGTGAGCAGTGCATAGGAAAATTTGCCTTGCCACTTTTTTGATTTAAAAAGGCAATCAAAGCGCCCATGGCTAACTTAACAATTTTTGTAATAATGCCTTTTGCTTTTAAAGAATAGGTTAAGTCTTTAATCACTAAATAGATAGCTACACAAGGTAGTGCACTCATAGGATAAGCTAATTCTACCTGTGCATAACGATCTGCTATATCTACAACTTTAACTAGACTTTTTGCTGTAGTATCCATGCGCATAATATAAGTGGTTCTAACTTTCCTGCTTTCCGAGTTCCTGATGTCCACTACTTGCGTATGAGGCATATTTTCTTCTACTATATATCCGTTAGTATAATAACTAATAGAAGTATGACTCACTGGTGAGTTAGTAATCAGCGCTATTAACGAAGACTCCCAATCTGTTTCAATGGCTGAAAATAATAAAATATCACCTGGTCTTAATTGCTCCATTTTTACACTTTGTTCTACCTGCATTTCTTTCTCCTCCTTTTTCTTTAAAACCCCTTATTCTTACTGATTAAAGAAAAGCTTCATTTCCTTTACCTTATTACGGCTTATAGGAATAACGTCCTTGATTTCTTTAAAGTACATGTCATAGGTATAATTAATACGCGGCTTAAAACGGTCAACCTTGGATAAATTAGCTAGATAACATTTATGTGTTCTAAAGAAAGCTCGTTTATTCAGCTTTTCTTCATAAAAATTCAAAGTCTTATTACCCTTATAAATTTTATCTTTTGTATGAATAAACAAACTACCTTGTAAGGTCTCTATGTAGAAAATCTCTTGATAATTAATAAGAATAATATTTTCCTCATCATATCCACAAATCATTTCTAAGTCATAATGGTATTCATCACTTAACTGATTAAGGGACTGATTTACCTCTCCCGTATACTTTTTAAGCCTATCTAGTGATAATTCTAGTCTTTCTTTAGTATATGGCTTTAAAATGTAATCTATGGCACTTAGTTCAAAAGCTTTTACAGCAAATTCATTATACGCTGTTACAAAACAAACCTTAATATCTGAATAAAGTCCTGTTATTTGTTCAGCAATATAGATGCCACTTATATTAGGCATATCAATATCTAAAAAAAGTACATCACAAGGATTTTTTAATAAATAGGCTAAAGCCTTACAAGCATCGTTAAATACAGCCTCGATTTCTATCTCTTGATATACTTGTAACTGATATACTAAATAGTCTGTTGCATTGATCTCATCATCTACAATAACCACTTTCATCTTGCACCTCCAATGGTAGATTAAATGCTACCTCTGTTCCTTCTTCTAATCTACTATTTATAATTAACTGTGTATGATAGCACTTAGATAGTCGATAATTTACATTTTTGAGTCCAATACCCGCATCTAGCTCTTCTCCTCGTATCACTTGTATCATACGGTCTTGACTCATCCCCTTCCCATTATCTTTGATTTTAAAATGAATTTCTTTATCTTTTTTTTCTATTGTAATGTGAATATGCATTAATGTAGATTTAAAACCATGCTTAATAGCATTTTCTACTAATGGCTGTATAATCAAGGGTAAAACAGATGTTTGTAGTAACATCTCATCTACTTCTATGGTCAATTCTAATAAACCATTTAATCTATTTTTTTCTAGATTCACATAGGCTTCCACTAGTTCTAACTCTTCTTTCAAGGAATAAAAAACGGCTTTTCTATAATCAAATTTGTACTTTACTCTTAAAAATTGACAAAAACTATACAATAATTTTTTTGCTTGTTCAGCATTAATATGTATTAAGTAATAGACGTTGTTTAATATATTAAAAAAGAAATGTGGTGAAATTTGTGCCTGTAAAAAAGCAATCTCCATATCTTTTGCATGCTTAGACTGAACAAATGCTTCATCAACTGTACTAGCTAATACATAAGATTGACAGATTAAAAAAATAAGCACTCCTAATATATAGAAATTATTATTAAAGATGGGCTCTTTAAAATAAAACTGACTATTTAAAATCTCAATGATACATCCTAAGTACATCATACAAGAACCTATTAGTAGTGTATAAGCGTACTTTCTTTTGACTATAATAGCTTTTATAATTAAGATTAAGTAACATATAAAATTAATCAGCAAGACTGACATATATACAGGTCTACTATATACAACGGTTAAATTAGAGGTTATTAGGATAAGCCCTACATAAATGAGATTTATAGCTCTTATGATTCTATAAAATTGTTTGTGGTATAGGTTCGGATACATATTCCAGATAAATTGCTGCATCGCTATAACTTGTACCATATAAGCTAAATATTCTATCTTTATTGCCATACCTAATGGTAGCTTTGGAAATATGTAAAATAGGATTCCTCCATCAATAATGGTACCTAATAACATAGATGCCATACAAAACATACCTAAATAGGTGTAATTATATCGGTTATGCATTGACTGATTTAATAAAGTTAGATAAAACCCTATACCAATAAACATTCCTATGAAGAGAGCACTTTTAATCACATTTAACGTTTCATAATCATATAAAGTACTTTGTGTGGATAGCAAAATACTCCTCATCATCCCACCATTAGTACAGTGATAGTTAGAAACCTGAATAATCAACTCGACTTCTTTTCCTTCACTAAAAAATGGAATCAGTCTATTTTTCCAGCTTGCCCTCTCTTCTTCTTTTGAAACCCCTACCTTACCATTTTCACAAGCTTCCTCACCATTAATAAATACACGATAGGCACTAGATACAAATTGCAGTTTTAAACAATACTGATCTTGCTTAGGTAGTTTCAACTTTAATCTATAGGTTAGAAACGTCTGTTTTTTAATGGTTTCATTTTTTATTTCTGTTTTTCCCCAACTACCAGGAACTTGTATATAATCATCAGCTCTAAAATCCTCATTCTTTAATAGGTCAGGATAAATCTCCCATTCTCCATCTAGCTTCACAACCTTTTCTGAAAAATTCTCATACACTAAATCCATATACCCCCTAGTAGCTTCTC
Coding sequences:
- a CDS encoding iron-containing alcohol dehydrogenase; the encoded protein is MDNFIFNAYTKIYFGKGMIKNLPEAIEVHGKNVLLVYGGGSIKRNGIYDEVKTLLSECKIIELSGVDPNPRIETVREGVRLCKEHQIDVILAAGGGSVIDCAKVIGAGYYYDGDAWDLVVEPNKITKVLPIVTILTLAATGSEMNKNAVISNMAINEKLGTGSMNMIPQASILDPEYLYTLPAIQTAAGTADIMSHIFENYFKKEEDTFIQNKLAEGLLETCIKYCPIALKEPENYEARANLMWASTLALNGLVGAGKPGSWTCHPIEHELSAFYDITHGIGLAIVTPRWMRHILNEQTVGKFVAYAKNVWHLPEMTDPFAYANAAIDATEEFFKNCGIPMTFSEIGINEEHFEVMAEKAVRIGGLGEAYVPLTKEDVMSILNMCL
- a CDS encoding LytR/AlgR family response regulator transcription factor, giving the protein MKVVIVDDEINATDYLVYQLQVYQEIEIEAVFNDACKALAYLLKNPCDVLFLDIDMPNISGIYIAEQITGLYSDIKVCFVTAYNEFAVKAFELSAIDYILKPYTKERLELSLDRLKKYTGEVNQSLNQLSDEYHYDLEMICGYDEENIILINYQEIFYIETLQGSLFIHTKDKIYKGNKTLNFYEEKLNKRAFFRTHKCYLANLSKVDRFKPRINYTYDMYFKEIKDVIPISRNKVKEMKLFFNQ
- a CDS encoding sensor histidine kinase, with product MKRFSEKHRNSSKLFFLLVIITLLTVMIICLSYTGITVEKREATRGYMDLVYENFSEKVVKLDGEWEIYPDLLKNEDFRADDYIQVPGSWGKTEIKNETIKKQTFLTYRLKLKLPKQDQYCLKLQFVSSAYRVFINGEEACENGKVGVSKEEERASWKNRLIPFFSEGKEVELIIQVSNYHCTNGGMMRSILLSTQSTLYDYETLNVIKSALFIGMFIGIGFYLTLLNQSMHNRYNYTYLGMFCMASMLLGTIIDGGILFYIFPKLPLGMAIKIEYLAYMVQVIAMQQFIWNMYPNLYHKQFYRIIRAINLIYVGLILITSNLTVVYSRPVYMSVLLINFICYLILIIKAIIVKRKYAYTLLIGSCMMYLGCIIEILNSQFYFKEPIFNNNFYILGVLIFLICQSYVLASTVDEAFVQSKHAKDMEIAFLQAQISPHFFFNILNNVYYLIHINAEQAKKLLYSFCQFLRVKYKFDYRKAVFYSLKEELELVEAYVNLEKNRLNGLLELTIEVDEMLLQTSVLPLIIQPLVENAIKHGFKSTLMHIHITIEKKDKEIHFKIKDNGKGMSQDRMIQVIRGEELDAGIGLKNVNYRLSKCYHTQLIINSRLEEGTEVAFNLPLEVQDESGYCR